Within Kineothrix sp. MB12-C1, the genomic segment GAAGAGAAGAATTGAAAACCCCATGCTATGTTATAATGGAAAGTGTTCTTAGAGGGAATCTTGAAATATTAAGAGGCATCCGTGAAAGAACAGGGTGCAAGATATTACTGGCTCAGAAGGCATTTTCCATGTATTCCTGTTATCCGTTGATAGGAGAGTATCTGGATGGAACTACGGCGAGCGGTTTATATGAAGTGCGGCTGGGAGCAGAGGAGATGGGGAAGGAAGCTCATATCTTCTCTGCGGCGTACAAAGACGAAGAGATGGAGGATATATTATTCTATTGCGGACATATTGTCTTTAATTCTCTTTCTCAGCTTGAGAAATATGGAAAAAGGGCAGTGATGGCAGGTAAAAGTGTGGGAATCAGAGTTAATCCCGAATGTTCAACTCAGGATGGACATGCCATTTATGACCCTTGTGCGCCTGGTTCCAGGCTTGGGATCTTAGAGAAGGAGTTGCGGGCAAAAGAGCTGCCCGAATGGGTGGAAGGAATCCATTTTCATACGTTGTGCGAGCAGAATGCAGATGCTCTTGCGGTAACATTAGAAGCAGTAGAGAAAAGGTTCGGAGACTGGCTTCCGAAGATGAAATGGATTAACTTCGGAGGAGGACACCATATAACAAAAGCGGATTATGATATACCGCTTCTGGAGAAATGTATTCATCATATAAAGGAAACTTACGGCGTTACGGTTTACCTGGAGCCGGGGGAAGCAGTGGCGCTGAATGCAGGACATCTTCTGACGACAGTAGAGGATCTGGTACATGAAGAAACGATAGCTTTGTTGGATACTTCGGCAGCCTGCCATATGCCGGATGTTATCGAGATGCCTTACCGTCCGCCCCTTAAGGATGCAGGGGCAGAGGCTGAGAAGGCATTTACCTATATGCTCGCAGGACCGACTTGCCTTGCAGGGGATGTGATAGGAAGCTATTCCTTTGATAAACCGCTGCAAGTTGGGGACCGCCTGACTTTTGAGGATATGGCAATTTATACTATGGTAAAAAATAATACTTTTAATGGAATGCCCCTTCCTTCCATCGTATGGGAGCAGGAGGATGGCAGTTGCCAAATAGTAAAAAGTTTCGGTTATAGCGATTTTAAAGAAAGGTTGTAACAGTGCCCTTTAATGGCGATATTCCGCACGAATCACGCCGCAGCCTATCTTTTCTCCCGAGTCTCCGGCAGGCTGGGTCGTAAAGTCATCTCTTCTTGCGTGAATGACAACAGACCTGCCGATAATACTATCTATGGTGAAACGTTTGTCATAGAAAGAGTACCAGGCATAGCCCTGATTGCCGAGAAGGGGAAGAAGATCTCCCTCATGGTCCGGATGAGGTTCATTGGTCGGATTATAGTGTTCTCCCGTATTGGCGAAGTTATTGGAACAATCCCCAAACTGATGAATATGCATGGCATAGAAATTGGATGAGTTCTCTGTGGATACGTTAGGTAGGCCGAAGATCTCCGCTTCGATAAGGACGCCGTCGTAGGGAGTGGAGTAGAATTTGACCAGACCGCTAAGCTGAGGGTTGGAGCTGTTGCCTGTGACCCAGGCCACAGCTTTTGGTTTGTTCTGGTGCAATATATCTGTGAAAGTAACGCGAGGAGTAAACTGATACATAAAAAACCCCTTTTTTATTAGCATATGCAGTATACTCTTAAAGAGCAATGCCCAAGGAGGAATTCGAAGGCATAACTCTATCTAAAAGAAGAAAAGCAGAGAAAAAAGAGGATTATAAATGAACGCAAAAGTTAAATTGGTAATAGCGATGTTAATATTCGGAAGTATTGGGATCTTCGTAAGGACCATCGATATGCCTTCCGGCATTTTGGCACTTGTGCGGGGAAGTATCGGTACTGTATTCTTGTGGTTAGCCGGGATAGCGATGAAGAGGAAGATCTCCTCGAAAGCGATAAAAAAGAATTTCAAACTTCTTATGTTCTCGGGAGTTGCGATAGGGGCTAATTGGATATGTCTTTTTGAGGCATACCGTTATACGACAATTTCCGTAGCCACGCTATGTTATTATTTGTCGCCTGTATTCGTTATTCTTGTTTCGCCTATTTTCCTGAAAGAGAAGTTGACGGCAGTGAAGGGCGGGTGTGTTATGCTTTCGTTGCTCGGAATGATGCTCGTAGTCGATGTTTTCAATGGCGGATATGGAAACGGCAGCGGAATAAAAGGGATTGCCTTCGGTATAATGGCGGCACTTCTCTATGCGTCAGTCGTTATTATGAATAAATTTTTGAAGGAGATAGAACCGATAGATATGACGGTCTCACAACTTGGTATCGCTTCCGTCGTGTTACTGCCATACATCCTGCTTACGGGCAGCGGCAGTAAAGTTACAATCAATGGAAGTACATTACTTCTATTGCTGCTTCTGGGAATTGTGAATACAGGAATTGCTTATCTTTTGTATTTCTCTTCCTTAAAAGATCTGAGTGGACAGACAGCAGCATTGTTCAGCTATATTGATCCGGTGACAGCAATTCTCCTTTCCGCTCTTTTGTTTCAGGAGAAAATGAGTGTGCCGCAGGTATTGGGAGCAGTACTAATTCTTGGCTCTACCGTAGTCAGTGAGTTGATAGAAAACAGAAAGCAGGCATCATCCGGTCAAGTTGTATAGAGTGTCGGATATCATATTTTGTTTGGATGTTTCGTAACAGTTCAGTACCTTCACAGCTACGTTGTTTCTTTATGTTTCGCGTTATGTTTCTTAATCATTGTCCGAAATTGGCTTACGGTTACACCCAGCGCAGCGCTCGCTGTTTGAAGTGTGTATTCCTTCTTCTTCCATTTTTCATATATTGGGTAGAAATCATCGGGAATAGGTGAAGGGAAACGCCCCAAATGTTTTCCTTTTGCTTTGGCAATGGCTATGCCTTCTGCCTGTCTTTGTTTAATATTCTCACGTTCTGCCTGTGCTACATAAGAAAGAAGCTGGAGAACGATATCGGAAATTAAAGTGCCTATCAGATCTTTGTTGGTACGGGTGTCTAGGATGGGCATATCCAGAATGACGATATCAGCTTTCTTGACTTTTACAATGATTCTCCATTCTTCCTGAATATCTCGGTAGTTTCGCCCAAGGCGGTCAATGCTTTTGACGATAAGCACATCTCCCTCTTTTAATTTTTTCTTTAGCTTCATGTATTGTGGTCTGTTGAAATCTTTTCCGGATAATTTATCACAGTAAATATTTGATTCTATGATTCCCCATTTTAGTAGTTCTGCTTTTTGGCGGTCAACGTTCTGATCGATGGAAGAGACGCGCATATAGCCATAAAAATTCTTCATTGTGTCAAAAATGCTCCTTTCAGGGATGAGAAATATTAAAGTTGAGTAATTGTGAAGTGGATAAGCGGCATTAAGCCGGGTTTCTTTCAAAGTGTGAAATTATACCTTGTCCGCAAGCGGCCATGGTATGTTTTTTGCACACTCGCTTTGCTCGGCGCAGTATAATATTGCTGAAATATTATACATAAAAATCCTTCATAGATCACATGAATGTAATGTAAGTATGTAAAAAAGATTCCCACTTTATCCAGAATACAGAAAAGATAGGCAAAAAAATAAATTGCTATTAAGGTTTACCTTATCAGCAATTTGCTTTTGGTATAAAATTTTTGAAATTTGAAAGAAATTTAAGTTGTTATATTTATAACTATATAATATTTCACTATAAAATACAACAAAAAAGGACAAAAAATAGCAAATAAGATATGATGAAGAAGGGAGATAAAGGTAAACCTTAATGGTGATTTCTTATACAAAAGAAAAGGAGATATAAGGAGATGAAGAAAGTTAGAAAAGGAAATGAGAAGATTGAAGAGGTATTCTTCTTACGCTTTTTAATGATTGTAGTTCTAACGGTACTTCTTGTATTATTGATTGGATTGAGCATATTGGGGTTTCGCTATGCATTCCGTGATGCAGAACAGATGAATAGTGAAAAAAGTGATTTGCTGCGCTATGAGCTGGCTCATTATAAATGGTGGAATAGCCTTAGTACCTCTATTTATTTTGATAGTGAATTCACAGGACAAATGGATGAGACGAAATGTGATTTTGGAAAATATTTGTATGGAGATGATGTGAAAGATAACGCATCAATGCGGGATTTCTATGAACGAGTGGAGCCGATTCATCGTGAAATTCATCAGCTTGCAGCAGATGTACTTCAGGCAAATGAAACAGATAAGGAGCAGGCAATAGCATTGCTTCACGATAGTGTAGAGGTGAGGATTCATTCTCTGGTAGAGATTTTGGATGAGATGATACAGATAAGGGATGAGAAGATTAAGGCACAAGAAGAAATGGTATTAAGTATGCTTGTTGCTGTATTTGTTATTTGCTTTTTGGCGGCTGCTGTTACCATATGGTTCATCAATAGAACTTATCGATATGTGAAGCGCAGCGTTATTATACCGATTATCGATTTACAACATGAATGTGAAGAACTTGCCAAGGGTAATCTGAATCTGAACTTTAATGTGGGAGTTAATAACCAGATTGGAATTTTGGCACAGTCTTTATCCTTTGCGGTATCGGAAATTAAGAAATATATTGATGCCATTGATTATGGAATGAAGGAATTCTCATCGGGCAATTTCACCTGTGAATGTCCGATTGAGTTTATTGGAGATTTTGCAGATATTCAGCATTCCATTGAGGAGTTCCAGAATAAAATGAACGATACCTTGTGTGAAATGGGGGTAGCGATAGAACAGGTCAGTGCAGGAGCGGAAGAGATGGCTGCAGGAGCTCAGGATATCGCTCAGGGAGCTACGAAGCAATCGGGCAGTATACAAGATTTGTCCCTTGTTATTTCTAATATAACAAATCAGATTAACAACAATGCAGGATATGCGGAAACGGCAGATAAATGGGGCGTGAAAACGGGAGAGACAGTACAAGAGAGTAAGATGAGGATGGAGGAGCTCGTTAGATCCATTCAGGATATTGCGGATGCTTCAGAGGGTATTAAAAACATTATTAATACAATCGATGCGATTGCCTCTGAGACAAACCTTCTTGCATTGAATGCTGCTATCGAGTCGGCTCGTGCGGGAGCTGCCGGCAAGGGGTTTGCAGTGGTCGCTGATGAAATAAGGAAGTTAGCTCAGGAATCCGCAGAGGCGGCACAGAATACGACGCAGTTGATTGAGGAATCCCTTTCTCATATAGAAAGAGGTAAGATTCTGACCGATGCTGCCAGCAATGTATTCCAGGAAGTGGCTGAGAATACGGATGTCTTTCTTGAAATGATCGATAAGATTGCGGAAGAATCGAAGGGACAGGCGGAAGCGGCAGAACAGATTATAACGGGAGTGGACAGCATCTCACGGGTGGTACAGACCAATGCTGCTATATCGGAGGAAAGTGCGGCTGCCAGCGAGGAACTTAGTGCGCAGGCTATGATGATGACAGATCTGATCAGTCGATTTAAATTAAACAGACAAAGATAAAATAAAGAAGGCTGTCGCCCAAATATCGACAGCCCCTTTTGCTAGCCTGAAATGGAAGGGAGATTGTTCAGATTGTTATTTTCGCTGCCGTCAGGTACGGATTTCAAATATTCCGTATCCTTTCGGTGGGCGATCCCGACTCCCTTGATCTCTCCGTTTTTAGCGAGGGAAACGCCTTCTGCTTTGGAGACGGTAGAGCCATCGGACAATTGATATCCGGTGACCCGGCCGCTTTGCTTTACCAATCCTACGATTTCCTTCGCATCACTTTTCGCTTGAGGAATATCATCGAGCGTATTAATTGCCAAAGCTTCACCCAGGGTAACCTTATCCAGATCCAGACCTTTCATGTTATCCATATCCTTCATAAAAAATCATACCTTTCTCTTATCATATCGCCTCTGTTTGTAGTCTGCACGAAAAAAGAAAAAATATGCATGGAAGAAACGTCAGAAAGGGTTTCTGCTTTGCCGCATCTGCATAGGTGTGCAGCCGTAAGTAGATTTAAAGTTCTTCATAAAGAGCTTATAATTCGTACAACCATTTCTTTCGAGAATACCGGTAATGGTCAGATCTGTATTCATCAAATCTTCATAAACGCGGGCCAGGCGTACGCGATTTACATATTCCAGAAAGGTAATTCCCATATATTTTTTGAAAAAACGGCAGAAATACTCTGGATTCAGGGCAATAACGGCAGATGCTTCCTCTAAGGTAATAGGAGAAGCATAGTTGGATTTTACGTAATTCATCACACTTTCCAGACGACGCAGATTTTTATCTGTCCGTATTTTTACAGCGGTGTCAATTTCCACCTTACAGGACTGAACCATTGTATAGAGGAAATCATACAAAAGGCTGAAAAAGCGAAGGGAAAAGCCTTCCGGTTTTTCATCATTAATAGATTGCATTTCCAATAGAATAGAGCGTATATGAGCGCTTTTATCCTCCTCGGAGCGGAGGGTTCTTTCGAACCTCATATTGTCATATCCGGGAATGCTTTTTTTCAGAAAGGAATAAGGTATCTGCAGTAAAATGACGAGGCAGTTCTCGTGGCAATAAGTGGAATGGACATCCGCCGAATTAATAATTACGAAATCACCTTCCTCCAATACATGTTGAAAGTTATTAATCGTAACATCCATACATCCTTCGCGAATGTAAATAATCTCCATGCTATTATGCCAATGGTTGGTGATGAGATTATTGGAATCTCTATAAATATCAAAACGGACTTGAATATCTTCCCTTGTCCGGATTTCCTCATGTATATATTTTTCCATTCTGCCTCCTGTATATGTCTTGTATAATATTTTAGATTATACTGCGCCGAGCAAAGCGAGTGTGCAAAAAAGCATACCGTGTCCGCTTGCGGACACGGTATTTTGTCTCCATGATACCTGCGAACCTTGTGCTCTCACAATTATAAAACATGAGAAAATAATGCTACAAAAGAAATGAAAAGTCAATATTAACCTATAAATACGGAATAAAACTGAATATAACCTTAATGGATTCGATATTATTATTCATTAGTTCAGGTTTCCTAATCAGGGTACTTATGGTATAATTTTGGGTATAAATGTAAGAAATTTTGTAACTATTCAGCAGGTCTGCGCAGTTACGAAATATTACGTTGACCCAGAGGGGCTGGTAGATGATATGGATACAATATACGGGCGGATAAAAAGATGTGGGGTATGGTGTGCGGCAATCATTATGTTATTGCTGTTCTTCCCGACGCTGAAACTACATGCGCAAGAGGATAAAATCAGGGTAGGATATTTTCTTATGCCTGGATATCAGGAAATAACCGAAGGAGGAACCCGTTGGGGATTCGGTTATGATTATTTGCAGGAAATTGCCAAGTATACGGGATGGAAATATGAATTTGTCGTTGCGCCGTGGGATGAATGTTTGGACATGTTGGGTGCAGGAGAAGTTGATATTGTTACTTATGCCGAGAAGGTCTCGGACCGGATGGGAAACTTCGAATTTTCTTCTTATCCGATGGGGATGTCTTCTTCGGTTCTCACTGTTTTACCGGATGATGACAAGTATTACTATAACGACTTCTCCCGGTTTGAAGGAATGAAGATAGGAGTGGTCGAGGGGAGCGGTGCAGATAAGGATGTTGAAGAATTTTTCAGCAGTATTGCAGTATCGGTAAGCATTGAGTCGTTCGATACGGAGCATGATGTCAAGGAGGCATTGCAAGCCGGGATTATTGATGCGATTGGTGCCAGCAACCATCGCCGGGTGGATAATGAGAAGATTATTGCGACTTTCGATGTGACGCCATTTTATGGAATTACGAAAAAAGGAAATGTCAAATTAATCAGCGAATTTAATCGGGCAATGGAAGAGATGATGCTGTCCAGTCCTTATTTTGAAAGAGAACTGTATAGTAAATATTTTGAACAGAATGCATCCTATAGCATTGCGTTAACGAGAAAGGAAAAGAATTATGTGGATAACCATAAGACGCTTCGGCTTGCGGTTTCTCCGGATGCTAATGCCATGTGTTATTATAACGGCACAGAGTTCACGGGAATCGTACTGGATAGCGTCAAAGCGATCGCCGGAAAGGTAGGGCTTGAGGTCGAGTATGTAGAGACGGATTCCTATAAAGAGAGTCTGGAACAGTTGTGGGCCGGTGAAGTGGATCTGGTAGGTGATTTCTATTCCAACCACAGTTGGAGTGAGAAGAATGACTTCCTCATTACGGAGCCCTATATGGAGGTACAATATATAGAGATTCGGCGCCGTGAGAGGAGCAGACCGCCTGAAAAGACGAGAGTAGCTACCTGTGAGAACTTTTTCTTTAATACGGAATATATCTTAAAGCATTATCCGGAAGAGAATCTGGTTTATTTTGATAGGGAAGAGGATTGTGTAAAGGCGGTGCAGATGGGAACTGCAGACGTCGCCTTCATAAACCAATATACCGCTAAAGTCCTTCTTAAAAAAGATGAGAATTTAAGGCTGGATACCTTTACTCTTTTCGATACGGATCACGGTCTGTCCATCGCCTTGCAAAAAGATAACAAGGTGCTCCGTTCCATGTTGAATAAAGGAATCTCCAGTTTAGGAACTACAAATATTAAGCGAATTGTGGAGTTCCATACGCAGAAGATAAACGAAGAAGTTTCTTTGATGAGTTATGTTTATTATAATCCTGTAGAATTTATCTTGATTTTAGGGATCCTTTTTTGTACAGCAATGGTTATATTGATCTATGTAGTTCTATCGAAGAAAAGATATAACCAACATATCTATGAACTGGCATTTCAAGATACGCTTACCGGCATTGGCAATATCCACTTTTTTGAAGAGTTCGTGGATAAGCGTTTCGGTGAATGCAGGGAAAAAGAGATTTTTATTATTTCTCTGGATATCAGTCATTTTTCAGCCATTAACGAAACTTATGGACGGCATGTGGGGGATTATACCATCAGATATGTGGGACAAAGGTTAAAGGAGCTGTATGGTAAAGAAGGAATTGTTGCGCGGAGTAAGGTGGATAACTTTTTAGTATTCGGAGTTATCGACGGAGATACGAA encodes:
- the nspC gene encoding carboxynorspermidine decarboxylase, with the translated sequence MRREELKTPCYVIMESVLRGNLEILRGIRERTGCKILLAQKAFSMYSCYPLIGEYLDGTTASGLYEVRLGAEEMGKEAHIFSAAYKDEEMEDILFYCGHIVFNSLSQLEKYGKRAVMAGKSVGIRVNPECSTQDGHAIYDPCAPGSRLGILEKELRAKELPEWVEGIHFHTLCEQNADALAVTLEAVEKRFGDWLPKMKWINFGGGHHITKADYDIPLLEKCIHHIKETYGVTVYLEPGEAVALNAGHLLTTVEDLVHEETIALLDTSAACHMPDVIEMPYRPPLKDAGAEAEKAFTYMLAGPTCLAGDVIGSYSFDKPLQVGDRLTFEDMAIYTMVKNNTFNGMPLPSIVWEQEDGSCQIVKSFGYSDFKERL
- a CDS encoding superoxide dismutase family protein; amino-acid sequence: MLIKKGFFMYQFTPRVTFTDILHQNKPKAVAWVTGNSSNPQLSGLVKFYSTPYDGVLIEAEIFGLPNVSTENSSNFYAMHIHQFGDCSNNFANTGEHYNPTNEPHPDHEGDLLPLLGNQGYAWYSFYDKRFTIDSIIGRSVVIHARRDDFTTQPAGDSGEKIGCGVIRAEYRH
- a CDS encoding DMT family transporter, with the translated sequence MNAKVKLVIAMLIFGSIGIFVRTIDMPSGILALVRGSIGTVFLWLAGIAMKRKISSKAIKKNFKLLMFSGVAIGANWICLFEAYRYTTISVATLCYYLSPVFVILVSPIFLKEKLTAVKGGCVMLSLLGMMLVVDVFNGGYGNGSGIKGIAFGIMAALLYASVVIMNKFLKEIEPIDMTVSQLGIASVVLLPYILLTGSGSKVTINGSTLLLLLLLGIVNTGIAYLLYFSSLKDLSGQTAALFSYIDPVTAILLSALLFQEKMSVPQVLGAVLILGSTVVSELIENRKQASSGQVV
- a CDS encoding recombinase family protein is translated as MKNFYGYMRVSSIDQNVDRQKAELLKWGIIESNIYCDKLSGKDFNRPQYMKLKKKLKEGDVLIVKSIDRLGRNYRDIQEEWRIIVKVKKADIVILDMPILDTRTNKDLIGTLISDIVLQLLSYVAQAERENIKQRQAEGIAIAKAKGKHLGRFPSPIPDDFYPIYEKWKKKEYTLQTASAALGVTVSQFRTMIKKHNAKHKETT
- a CDS encoding methyl-accepting chemotaxis protein, with product MKKVRKGNEKIEEVFFLRFLMIVVLTVLLVLLIGLSILGFRYAFRDAEQMNSEKSDLLRYELAHYKWWNSLSTSIYFDSEFTGQMDETKCDFGKYLYGDDVKDNASMRDFYERVEPIHREIHQLAADVLQANETDKEQAIALLHDSVEVRIHSLVEILDEMIQIRDEKIKAQEEMVLSMLVAVFVICFLAAAVTIWFINRTYRYVKRSVIIPIIDLQHECEELAKGNLNLNFNVGVNNQIGILAQSLSFAVSEIKKYIDAIDYGMKEFSSGNFTCECPIEFIGDFADIQHSIEEFQNKMNDTLCEMGVAIEQVSAGAEEMAAGAQDIAQGATKQSGSIQDLSLVISNITNQINNNAGYAETADKWGVKTGETVQESKMRMEELVRSIQDIADASEGIKNIINTIDAIASETNLLALNAAIESARAGAAGKGFAVVADEIRKLAQESAEAAQNTTQLIEESLSHIERGKILTDAASNVFQEVAENTDVFLEMIDKIAEESKGQAEAAEQIITGVDSISRVVQTNAAISEESAAASEELSAQAMMMTDLISRFKLNRQR
- a CDS encoding DUF3892 domain-containing protein produces the protein MDNMKGLDLDKVTLGEALAINTLDDIPQAKSDAKEIVGLVKQSGRVTGYQLSDGSTVSKAEGVSLAKNGEIKGVGIAHRKDTEYLKSVPDGSENNNLNNLPSISG
- a CDS encoding AraC family transcriptional regulator, whose product is MEKYIHEEIRTREDIQVRFDIYRDSNNLITNHWHNSMEIIYIREGCMDVTINNFQHVLEEGDFVIINSADVHSTYCHENCLVILLQIPYSFLKKSIPGYDNMRFERTLRSEEDKSAHIRSILLEMQSINDEKPEGFSLRFFSLLYDFLYTMVQSCKVEIDTAVKIRTDKNLRRLESVMNYVKSNYASPITLEEASAVIALNPEYFCRFFKKYMGITFLEYVNRVRLARVYEDLMNTDLTITGILERNGCTNYKLFMKNFKSTYGCTPMQMRQSRNPF
- a CDS encoding EAL domain-containing protein; translation: MDTIYGRIKRCGVWCAAIIMLLLFFPTLKLHAQEDKIRVGYFLMPGYQEITEGGTRWGFGYDYLQEIAKYTGWKYEFVVAPWDECLDMLGAGEVDIVTYAEKVSDRMGNFEFSSYPMGMSSSVLTVLPDDDKYYYNDFSRFEGMKIGVVEGSGADKDVEEFFSSIAVSVSIESFDTEHDVKEALQAGIIDAIGASNHRRVDNEKIIATFDVTPFYGITKKGNVKLISEFNRAMEEMMLSSPYFERELYSKYFEQNASYSIALTRKEKNYVDNHKTLRLAVSPDANAMCYYNGTEFTGIVLDSVKAIAGKVGLEVEYVETDSYKESLEQLWAGEVDLVGDFYSNHSWSEKNDFLITEPYMEVQYIEIRRRERSRPPEKTRVATCENFFFNTEYILKHYPEENLVYFDREEDCVKAVQMGTADVAFINQYTAKVLLKKDENLRLDTFTLFDTDHGLSIALQKDNKVLRSMLNKGISSLGTTNIKRIVEFHTQKINEEVSLMSYVYYNPVEFILILGILFCTAMVILIYVVLSKKRYNQHIYELAFQDTLTGIGNIHFFEEFVDKRFGECREKEIFIISLDISHFSAINETYGRHVGDYTIRYVGQRLKELYGKEGIVARSKVDNFLVFGVIDGDTKAEEWVETIKEEIGKFVYEEKGIRRNEIYLNYDFGIVIEWCTKETSAKILIDHAEMARKVAKRGAHLCYFNEDMEQQIIRENVITDSMVHALKTGEFQVYYQPKYRMDNDEIVGAEALVRWFSKDYGFMNPGEFISIFENNGFIVELDFYVMEQVYRMLRERIECGEKVVQVSINQSRLHFAQNDYIERLDELRSRYEIPMNLVELELTESILANIQDISIMVDKLKANGYYLSLDDFGSGYSSLNMLKEVPINTLKIDKDFLSGGDKEGRSQKVIRKVVELADELGMDVVCEGVEEKEQVEFLKSIGCMYAQGYYYAKPMPEDDFRKLLDNRF